CGGATGGACCTCGACGCGCTCGAAGATGTGCTCCGAAGAGGGGACGTCGGCACGGTCGTGCTGACGGCGGCCACGACCGGCCTCGGCGCCGTCGACCCGATCGCGGAGGCCATCCCGTTGTGCCGGCGCTACGGCGCCCGCGTCCACGTCGACGCCGCGTACGGCGGGTTCTTTCGGCTGCTGGCAGACGCCGCCGACGCGCCCGTCGGCTTCCCGGCCGAGCACTTCCGCGCGATCGCCGAGGCGGACTCGGTCGTGGTCGACCCGCACAAGCACGGGCTCCAGCCGTACGGCTGCGGCGCCGTCCTCTTCGCCGACCCGGCCGTCGGGCGGCACTACCGCCACGACTCGCCTTACACCTACTTCACCTCGACCGACCTCCACCTCGGGGAGATCAGCCTGGAGTGCTCGCGCCCCGGGGCCGCCGCCGGCGCGCTCTGGCTCACGTTAAAGGCCCTTCCGCTGGCGTCGGACGACGGGCTCGGCCCGATCCTCGCCGCCGGCCTCCGCGCTGCCCGCGCCTTCTACGGAGAAGTCCGGGCCTCGGAGCACCTCGCGCCGATCCTCGCCCCGGAGACCGACATCGTCGTCTACGCACCCGAGGCGGACACCCTCGACCGGCTCGACGCCCGATCCGCCGCCGTCTTTCAGCAGGCGATGGACGATCCCGACGATCCCGTCTTCGTCGGCCTCTACCGCCTCGGCGCCGACCGTCTTCGCCGTCGGTTCCCGGCCCTCGGCGGCGACGCGCCGGCCGCGCGCGTGCTCCGGAGCGTCCTCATGAAGCCCGAGCACGAGGCCTGGGCGACGCGTCTCGTCGCCCGCCTCGACGGGCTCGCGGGCCCCCTCGGCGGCTGACGGCGGGCCGACAATTGCCCGGGAATGCGTCCGCGGCGGGTTGCGGGGAGGCCGCCCAGCCGGGACTTTGCGATCACCCGATCACCCGATCACCCGATCACCCGATCACCCGATCACCCGATGGCCCACTCCGACTCCCGCACCGACGTCCTCGCCGGCCGGCACCCCGTCCGCGACGCGCTCGACCTCGCCGACGGCCGGATCGAGAAGGTGTACCTCCAGAAGGGCGTCCACGGGAGCGCCATCGACGGGATCCGTCGCGCGGCGAAGGCGGCCGGCGTGCCGGTCCAGATGGTGCCCAAGCCGAAAGTCGACGGCCTCGCGCCCCAGGCCGAGCACCAGGGCGTCGTGGCCGTCGTCGCGCCCGTCGCCTACGCCGACCTCGACGACATGCTGGCCGGCATCGCGCCGACGCTCGACGTGGTCCGCGAGACCAAGCCCGTCCTGATCGCGCTCGATGAGGTCGAGGACCCTCGCAACTTCGGGGCGATCCTTCGGAGCGCCGTCGCCGCCGGCACCGCCGGCGCTGTGGTGCCCGAGCGGCGGATGGCCCCGCTTTCGGCCGTCGCCATCAAGGCGAGCGCCGGGACGGCCCTCCAGATCCCCGTCGCCCGCGTGGCGAACCTCGTCGACGCGATCCAGCAGCTCAAGGAGCGCGGCTACTGGGTCGTCGGTCTGGCCGACGACGCGGAGGGCGACAAGGCCACGACCGTCTGGACGTACGACTGGGACCGGCCCGTCGTGATCGTGGTGGGGAACGAGGGGAGCGGGCTCCGTCCCGGCGTCCGTGCGGCGTGCGACGCCCTCGCGTCGATCCCGATGCGCGGGCCGGTCGAGTCGCTCAACGCGAGCGTCGCCGCCGGGATCGCCCTGTTCGCGGCCGTCAAGGACCGGGACTGACCTCCTCCGCCTCGGCGTCGAGGCGGGCGGAGTCAAAAAAACGGCGGGGTGACCCGAGGCCACCCCGCCGATCCCTCTGTGGGCTGCGGTCCGGAGACCGGGCCCGGTTCTCACCCAACCCTGGGGAGATTCGTCGGACGCGCGGTGGAGGAGGCCGCGTGCCCGGGCGCGCTAGGAGCGGCGCCGGAGGCCGTAGACGATCTTGCGGATCGTGTCGAACTGGAGGTACGGGTGCTGCTCACGGAGCTCCTCGATCGCCTCGTAGGCGGGGACATCCTTGTTCCGCATGGTCTTGAACTGCCTGCGGATCTTATAGTCGCGGACGCCCTTCTCGTTGAGCAACTTGTGCTCTTCGAGCACCTGATAGATCTCGTCGGGGACGAGGTCGCCGAGGGGGTTAAAGTCGGACGTGATCTCCATGGAGACGCGGGGGGCTGTCGGTGTGTCTGCAACGACGGTAGCCACGGGCTCCGGGTCAAACCGAGTGCACTGCCCGAACGGTCGGAAGGCGGGACTGAATGGTTAGAGCCCAGGCTCCGACGGGGGCCGCACGCCCGTCTCGACCCGGGCCCATGACTCGACGTCCACCCATCGGCGCCCCCCTCGTGACCGGAGCCGCCCGACCGCCAACAGCCGGTCCTCGACCTCGAGGTCGCCCGCCTCGGGGAAGACGAGGGCGACCGCGTCGCCCCCCGTTTCGAGCCAGACGTCGTCACCGGGGCCGATCTGCGTCACGGTCCCCTCGAGCGACACCTCGACGCGGCGGCCTCGCACCGAGACCGTGTCGAGCGTCGTCGCCGTGACGTCGGGGAGCGCCACGCGCTCCCGAAACGGGCCCGACTCGCGGATCAGGAGGGCGGCCCCGAGCGCGAGGCCGCCGAGGCCGAGGACGCTGGCCAGGACCGCCTTGCCGCTCACGCCTCGACGGCCTCCGCCTTGTCGATGTCAGCCTCGGTGTGGGTGAGCGCGCTCAGCGACGTGCCCTGGACGGCGACCGCCAGCACGCCGAGGACGCAGTAGAACACGACGCCGGCCGCGTGCACGAGGAGCGCGTAGGTCGCGGCCGGCGTCACGGCCACGCCGAACAGGAGCGTCAGCGCCTGGACCGTCGCGTAGTGGAACGAGCCCGTCCCGCCCGGCGCCGGCAGCGCCATCCCGATCCCGCCGACGGCCATCACGGCCCACGCCTCGACCGGCCCGAGCCCGTACGCGGCGTCCATCCCGAGGAGCCGGAAGGGGAGGTCCGACATCAGCCCGTAGCTGAGCCAGAGGAGGACGGTCGAGAGGATGATCAGGCCGGGGCGGCCCGTCCGCGTGACCGACGCGAGCCCGTCGCGGAACTGCGCGAGGAGCGCCCCGATCCGTCCGCTCCGCCGGAGCAGGAGCCCGACGGCGAGGGCGCCGAGGCCCGCCACCAGCACGACCCCGAGGCCGATCGCCCAGAGCGGGACGGCGAGCGCGCCCACGAGCGTCTCGCGGGCCTGCCCGAGGATGCCGCCCACGCGGTCGCCGTAGAGCAGGAGCACGGACAACAGCGCGATCGCCAGCATGATCACGTCGAGGATCCGCTCGGCGACGACGGTCCCGAGCACGGACGTGAACGGGACGTCCGCCTGGCGCGACACGTTCGCCGTCCGCGCGACCTCGCCGAGGCGGGGCGCCGCGTAGTTGACGAGGTACCCGATGGCCACCGACGCCGACGTGAGCGTGAGCGGCACGCGCTCCGTGCGCCCGGGCAGGGCGTCGATCAGCATCCCCCAGCGCCACGCACGGAGGGCGACCGACGCGAGCCCGACGCCGACGAATGGCACCATCCAGCCCCACTCGCCGTCGGCGAGGGCGTCGGCGACGGCGCCGAGGTCGGCGTTGCGGAGGGCCAGCCACAGGAGGAGGGCGCCCAGGCCGAGGCTCAGGAGGAGCGAGAGGAGGCGTTTGGTCTGGTCCTTCATTCAAGCACGTGGGCGCGGGGCCGCGCACCGGCGGCCCCGCGCCCAACGTCGCTGTGGCGGGAGGGTTCGTCCGTGAGGATCAGCGGAGGTCGACGACCTCGGTGCCCGACGGCGCGTCGAACCGGAACGTCGAGGCGGGCAGCGACACGTTCCGCTGGACGTCGCGGAGGTCGAAGGCGAGCGTCCCGCCGTTCGTGTCGTGGACGCGCACGCGGGTCGGGACGGCGTCGGAGGAGCGGACGTAGAGCGTCGCGTCGCGGACCGACATGCCCGACTGACGGGGCCGGAGCGTCAGCACGTCGTGCTGGACGCCGCCGATCGTGGCCTTCGTGGCGCCGGTCACTCGGAATACCTCGAGGTAGTCCGTGAACAGCTGGCCGACCGAGAAGCCGACGCGCGTGAGCTCGTAGTCCTGGACCACGACCTGCTCGTCGTCGCGGGAGTACGACCACAGCGTGCCGCCGTCGGTGACGAGGACCTGATGTCCGAGGTCGAGCCGGAACGCGTCGCGGCGGACGGAGAGGGTGCCGCGGAGCTGCTGCCCGCCGGCGGTCTGGACGAACGAGGCGCGGAGGGAGGAGAGCGCGCCGTAGCGCTCCTGGAGCCGCTGGGCCACCGCCTCGGGCGTCTGGGCCTGGACCTGTCCAGCGAGGAGGACGGCCGCGAGCAGGGTCAGCAGGCCGAGGGGGCGGAAGGGTACCGAGTGGGTCATGGTGGTGGGGGGAGTGTCCGATAAACGGGGGACTGACGTGGATCGTTCAAGGGGCGTGCCGCGTCCCGGGCTGTGACGGCAACGCCACACATTCGCGACATCCATGGCCCTCACGATCGTCTCCGGTGGACAGAGCGGGGTCGATCGCGCCGCGCTCGACGCGGCGATGGCGCTCGGACTGGACGTCGTCGGCTGGTGCCCCGCACACCGCTGGGCCGAAGACGGGCCGATCCCGGGCCGCTACCCGCTCCGCGAGACGCCCTCCGCCGATCCCGCCGAGCGGACGCGTTGGAACGTCCGCGACAGCGACGCGACGCTCGTGGTCGCCCCGGCCGCGCCGTCGGGCGGCACGGCGCTCACCCTCGAGGTCGCCCATGACCTCGGCCGGCCGCGTCTTGTGGTCCCGCCCGACCCCGACCGCCTCGGTGAGGCCGCGGACTGGGCCGCCCACGTGGTGCCCGAGGCGGGCCGGCTCAACGTAGCGGGGCCGCGCGAGAGCGAGGCGCCGGGCGTGTACGTTGCCGCCCGCGCGTGGCTGACCGACCTCTTCACGCGGCTCCGTCAGCGCTGACGAGGCGCCCGGATGGTCAACGACCGCGAGTCGCGGTCGAACCGGAATTCGACGTCGGCCTCTCCCAATCGACCCGTCGACCGGACCTGGTCCGCCGTGTAGAACCCGTCCGCGCCTGGAGGTCCGAGCTCGGCCCGCATGCCGTCGGCCATGCGGTCGAAGTCGTCGTACGCCATCGGGGCGGCGACGGCGTCGAGCGCTGCGAGCACGCCGCCCCGCACGTGGACGTAGATCGCCGACACGTCGCGGTCGCCCCCTCGCCAGAGCAGCGTGCCGGCCTTGCCGACGACGTGCCCCGAGTCCGGCGCCGCGAGCCCGACCTTCGCCTCGCTCCACGGACGCCCGAGGAGCGGGAGTACCGTGTCGGGGTCGAACTCGGACGCCTGAGCGAGCGCCGGGGTCGTAAGGACAGCGAAGAGGAGGAGCCAGCGCATCGATTCCGGGGGCGAGGCTCCGAAGCTACTCGCCGTCGACGAACCGCTCACCGCGGCGACGGAGGCCCCGGCCGAGGCGCTCTTCGTAGAGGTCCTCGCCATTGCGGAGGCGCCGGTACGCCGTCCACAGCACGAGCCCGACGAGCAGGGCGCCGCCCAGCGTCACGGCGAGCACCGGGAGCCAGTACGAGTGGTCGAACGCGCCCTGCACCCAGTCCGGCTGCTTCAGGCGGACGTCGGGGTTCGCCCAGGCAGCCCACCCGAGGTAGGCGCCCGCAGCGACGAGGAAGCCGACGACCGCACCGATGGCGAGTCGTAGGAGCCGGACGCCGAGGCTCGTCTCGTTCATGACGCGGCGGGGCGGACGGGGACGCCGGCCTCGGCGAGGTGCGCCTTGGCCTCGGCGACCGTGACCTCGCGGAAGTGGAACATCGAGGCGGCGAGGACGGCGTCGGCGCGGCCCTCCGTGAGCCCCTCGGCGAGGTGGTCGAGCGTGCCGGCCCCACCCGACGCGATGACCGGCACGTCCACGACGGCGTCGAGCGCGCGGAGGAGGTCGAGGTCGTAGCCGATCTTCGTCCCGTCGCGGTCCATGCTCGTCACCAGCAGCTCGCCGGCGCCGAGGCGGGCGCCCTCGGCGGCCCACGCCACGGCGTCCCGGCCCGTTGGCTTCCGGCCGCCGTGCGTAAACACCTCCCAGCCGCTCGCCGTCGTGCCGGTCCGCTTCGCGTCGATGGCGAGCACGACGCACTGGGCGCCGAACGCGTCGGCCGCGCGCGTCAGGAGGTCGGGGTCGGCGAGCGCGGCCGAGTTGATGGCCACCTTGTCCGCCCCCGCCTCGAGCAGGTTGCGGACGTCCTCGACGGTGCGGACCCCGCCGCCGACCGTCAGCGGGATGAACACCTCGTCGGCCGCACGGCGGATCGTGTCGTAGAGCGTCGCCCGCCCCTCGTGCGTTGCCGTGATGTCGAGGAACACGACCTCGTCGGCGCCAGAGGCGTCGTAGAACCGGGCCTGCTCGACCGGGTCGCCGGCGTCGACGAGGTCGACGAACTGGACGCCCTTCACGACGCGCCCGTCGTGGATGTCGAGGCAGGGGACGATGCGCTTGGCAAGCATGGGAATGGGAACTGGAGAGGCGGGGACGGGCAGAACGCGGGGCAATGGATCTGCCATGCCCCGGTGCCCGTCTCCCTATTTGCCCTTCAACGCCAGCCGGGCCGTGGAGAAGCGCTCGAGGTCGACCTCGTTCTTGCGGTGCCAGCACCAGAACTGCTGGCAGGGGAATCGATTCTCGTAGAGCGCGCGCCCCACGATGACGGAATCGACGCCCGAGGCCTCGACGGCTTGGAGCGCCAGGAGGTCCTTGTAGTCGCCGACGCCGCCGGAGGCCGTGAGGTGGGCCTTGTCGAGCTGCTCCGCGAGCTCCCGGTACGCCTCAATGTTGGGGCCTTCGAGCGTCCCGTCGCGGCTGATGTCGGTGTAGACGAACCGGCGGACGCCGCGGCGCTCCATGTCGAGCGCGAGGTCGACGGCGTCGACGCCGGACCCGGCCTCCCAGCCCTCCGTCATCACCTCGCCGTCGTGCGCGTCGATCCCGACGACCACGCGGCTAGCGCCGAACCGCTCGATCACCTCGCTCACGAGGTCTGGATCGCGGACGGCCGCCGTGCCCATCACGACGCGGTAGACGCCGAGGTCAAGCATCGCCTGGACATCGTCGAGGGTCCGGATGCCACCGCCGACCTGGACCGGGACGTCGAGCGTCTCGGCGATCTGGGCGATGACGGCTCGGTTGTCGCTGACTTCGTCCGCCGTGGTCCGCGCCGCGTCGAGGTCGACGAGGTGGAGGACCTTCGCGTTCATCACCCGCCACAGCTTGGCCATCCGGACGGGGTCGTCGAAGTAGACGGTCTCGTCCTCGTAGCGCCCCTGGCGGAGCCGGACGCACCGGCCGTCGCGGAGGTCGATGGCGGGGATGACGAGCATCAGACGGGGGCCGTGGTGGGGGAGGGCGTCCAGGACGCGAACCTACGCAGCATCGCGAGCCCCGCGCGGGCGCTCTTCTCCGGGTGGAACTGGACGCCGACCACGTTCGCCCGCCCGACGACCGCGGGCACCTCGGCGCCGTAGTCGACGGTCGCGACGACGTCCGTCGGGTCGGCGGGCGCGGCGTGGTACGAGTGGACGAAGTAGACCCAGTCGTCTCCCTCGACGATCGGGTGCGGGCGCTGCGGTCGGAGCCGGTTCCAGCCCATGTGCGGCACCTTCAGGCGGCGCCCATCGGCCTCGGCGTCCCGGGCGAAGCGGACGACCCGGCCCGGGAGAAGCCCGAGGCCGGCGTGCTCGCCGCGCTCTTCGGAGGCGTCGAATAGGAGCTGCATCCCGACGCACACGCCGAGGAGCGGGACGCCGGCCTCGGCGCGCTGGCGGACGAGGTCGAACAGCCCGCGTGCGCGGAGCTCGGCCGCGCAGGCCCCGAACGCGCCGACGCCCGGCAGCACGAGGCGCTCGGCCTCGGCAATCCGGTCGGCGTCGTCGGTGCGGACGGCCTCGACGCCGGCCGCGGCGAACGCTTTGGCCAGCGACCGGAGGTTGCCGATGCCGTAGTCGATGAGGGTGGTCATGGACCTATGGAACGGCACGGACGGGGCGGGGTGCGCGGTCGCGAGGCGCTTCCCCCATTCTTCGCCCGGGCGGTTCGACGTGCCAATGAGCACGAGGGGTCGGCCGCAACGCTAGATTTCCCAACGGTCTTGACGGCCCATGCCCATCCTCCGACGCGCCCTTCTCGCCGCCTGCCTCGCGGTCGCGCTCGCCGACGCGCAGCCGGCTTTCGACACGCTCACGCGCGTCGACGGGTTGCCGTCGGACTTCGTTCAGGCGGTCTATCAGGACCGGTTCGGCTTCCTCTGGTTCGGGACCGACGCCGGGCTCGCCCGCTACGACGGCCGTCGCGTCGTCCCGTTCACGGCCGACGACGGGCTGCCCGACCCGTTCGTCTACGCCATTGGGGAGGACGGCGACGGGACGCTCTGGGTCGGGACGTTCCGGGGACTCGCCCGGCGCGAGGGCGGCGGCTTCGCGGAGGTCGAGACGCCGTTCGGGGACGATCCGGTCCTGAGTGTGTCGCAGGGGCCGGCTGGCGAACTCCTGATCCGGACGGGGACGCACGCCGCGCTCCGCCGCGGCGGTGGATGGCGCGTCCTCCCCGTGGGCGAGGGGAGTGGGTGGGCCGGCGCGATCCCCCTCCCCGACGGCTCCATCGCCACCTCCCACCGGGTCGGTCCCACCGACGACGACGCGTGGGAGCTCCGCGCCTTCCCCGCCGGTGGCGGCCCGCCGACGCCGGTCGCGTCGCCCGAGGGCGTCGTCGGGCCCCGCTGGCTGTCCGAGGCCGGCGACGGGCTGACGTTCTGCGCCGGGCTCGAGGGCGTGGCGCTGGGGCGGATCAAGCTGGACCGGTTCGTGGCCGAGGCCGTCTACCCGCTCACGCGCGCCCGTCGTGTCGTGCTCGGCTCTCAGGGCGAGGTGTACGCCGTCGGCGACAACGGCGGCGTGTGGGTCGCCGACGCGCCCGATACGGAGCCAGTCCTCCTGAGCCCCCTCCGCGGCCAGGACCTCATCGTCGACCGCGAGGGCGGCGTGTGGGTCGGGACGTTCGGGCAGGGCGTGCTCCGGCTCGCGGGCCGCCACGTCGAGCGGCTGACCGAGGACCCCACGCTCCGACTGACTGCGGCCGACGGGGTGGTGTGGGCGACCGGCCGCGACGGCCTCGTCCGCGTGGACGCACGGACGAGGGTGGTCCAGAGAAACGCGTTTCGGGAGGGCCTCCGTGAGGTCGCGCCCGCGCGGAGGGGGGTCATCGTCACGAGAGGCGCGAGCGCCTACGCGCTCTCCGACCCGATGGCCCCTCTCGGAGTCCTGGTGGCAGAAGATCCCGGCTGGATCTCGGGCATCGACGCGCGGACCGATACGCTTTGGGTGTCCGGCTACGGTTCGGGCGTCGTCCGCCAGTGGAGCACGACGCGGGACACGATCCGCGCGGACGACGGCCTCGGCACCGACATGGTCGAAGGCCTCGTTCGCACGCGTCGCGGCGTCTGGGCGCTGACGCGCTCGAACGGTGCGGCGCTCCTCCGGGGCCGTCGCGTGACGACCGTGGACCGGGTCGCTGGCCTGCCCTCGTCGGCGGTCTACGCGGTCGCCGAGGCTCGAGACGGAACCGTTTGGTTCGGCACCGATCGTGGCCTCGGGCAGTGGGACGGGGCGCGCGCTCGCGCCGTCGGCGAGGAAGCGTTGGGACGGCAGAGGATCCTGGCCGTGTTCGAGCGCCCGGCCGACCGCGGGGCCGTCTACGCCATCGGCGACCGCGGGCTCTATCGCGCCGAGGCGGAGCATGTCCGGCCGCTCGGCGCTGTGCTCTATGGGGCCGCATCGCGCGCCTCGATCAACGACGCGGCGTACTCGGCGGCGAGCGATCGGCTGTTCCTCGCCACGTCCGCGGGCCTCGTGTCCGTCGACCTCGCGCGGATCCCGAACGCGACGACGCCGCCGCAGGTGGCCCTCCTCAGCGTCCGCGTGGACGACGCGGTCCGGGCGCTCGGCGGGGCGCCGCTCGGCGGCGACCGCGTCTCGATGCCGGCCGGACGGCACCGGGTCGAGGTCCAATTCGCGGCGCTCCTCTACAGCGGCGCGGCCGTCGTCGAGTACCGCGTCGGGCGGGGGCCGTGGGAGCGGACCGGCCCCGAGCACCGCGTCGTGTTCTCCGACCTCGGGGCGGGCGACCACGTCGTCGAGGCGCGCGCGGTGGGGCCGGACGGGGCGCGCTCGGCCGAGGTGGCCCGGCTCACGCTCGCCGTCGCGCCGCGGTGGTGGGAGCGCCCGCCGGTCGTGCTCGGGCTCGTCGCTCTCGCGCTCCTCGCGTTCGGGGCGGCCGTCCGGAGTCTGTCGCAGCGGCGGCTCCGGCGCGAGGTCGAGCGGCTCGAGGTGGAGCGGCGTGTCCAGGACGAGCGCGAGCGGATCAGTCGCGACCTCCACGACCACGTCGGGGCGCAACTGTCGTCGCTGCTCGCCGGCGTCGAACTGGCGAAGCTGGCGCGGCGCGCGCGCGGCGGCGGCGCCTCGGCCGACCCGCTGGAGGCCGTCGAGTCCGACGCCCGCGAGACGATCCGGCAGCTCCGCGAGACGATCTGGGCGCTCCACGACGAGACCCTCACGGCTGGCGCGTTCTGCCACCGGCTCGACGCCTACGCCAAGAGCCGGGTGAAGGGCCGCATCGGGACCGTGTCCGTGGTTTGCGAGGGGAGCGCAGAGCGCGAACTGCCTCCCGTGTTGGCGCTGTCCCTGTACCGCGTGGCGCAGGAGGCGATTACGAACGCGCTGAAGCACTCGGGCGCTCAGACTCTGACCGTCCGGCTTCGCCCCGAGGACGCCTCCGTCGTGCTCGTGATCGAAGACGACGGGACGTTCGTGGAGCCGGCGGGCGGTGACGGGCTCTCCGGCTTCGGCCTGGGCTCGATGCGCACGCGCGCCGAACGGCTCGGGGGGACGTTCGACCTCGCCACCGAGGCGGGCACGCGCGTTCGGGTTCGCGTGCCACTGGACGCCCGGCCCTCCCCGGCGTAGGGGAGAGCGAGAACCGGCGCTAGCGGCGACCTTGTCACACGTTCCCGCACCCGCCCCATGTCCAGTCCCATCCGCGTCGCCGTCGTCGAGGACCACGCCGGCCTTCGCGAGCGGCTCGTCCAGCAGCTCGCGTTCTTCGACGAGGTCGAGCTCGTCCTCGTGTCGGAGAGCGGCGACGCGTTCCTCGCTGACCTCGCCGTCCGCGAGCGGAGTGGCGCCCCGACGCCCGACGTCGTGCTCATGGACATCGAGATGCCGGGCCGCGACGGGATCGCGACGACGGCCGAGCTCAAGAAGACGTGGCCGTCGATGGAAGTCCTCATCCTCACGGTCTACGAGGACGAGGACCGGATCTTCGCGGCCGTCCAGGCCGGCGCGAGCGGGTACCTCCTCAAGGACGCCGGGCCCGACGCCGTCGTCCGGGCCGTCGGCGAGATCGCGCAGGGCGGGGCGCCGACGTCGCCGCTCGTGGCGCGGAAGCTGCTCGGGTACGTCCGCCAGCAGCAGGACGACGCCCGGCGCTCGGCCGAGACCGCCGAGGCCCTCCGCCTCACGCCCCGCGAGACCGACGTGCTGACCCGCCTCGTAGAGGACGACACCGAGGCCGGCATCGCCGATTCGCTCGGTGTGAGTCCTCACACCATCAGGACCCACGTCAAGAACCTCTACGCCAAGCTCCAGGTCCACAGCCGCGCGCAGGCCGTCCGGGCCGCCTTCGAGCGCGGACTTGTCTAGTTCTTCGCGGGATAGGGCGCCTGAGTGCGCGGCGGTTTTGTCCTGAGCCGTACCATACTCCAACCGCTCCACGCCCCAGGCGTGAGCGATGCGGGGCCGGGTGCCTGTGGTGGGACGCCCGGCCCCGCCCCTGTGTCCGGCTGGTTCGCCGGCGTGGCGGCACCAAGGCGACGGGGGGCGACGGCCGGCAGGCGCGGTCGGTGAGTCCTCGGACGACCGTCGCCCGCGGAGCGAGGTCGGGGGCTCTCGCCTCGGCGCCGAGGCGGAAGGGGCTACGCCTCCACGTCGGCCCCCTCGGCCTCGGCGCCGTGGAGGTGGGCGTCGAGCGCGAACTCGTCCGGGATCAGGACCTCGCGCGCCTTCGACCCCTCGAACGGCCCGACGATGCCGGCGTCCTCGAGCTGGTCGACGAGCCGGGCCGCGCGCGTGTAGCCGACCGACAGCTTCCGCTGGAGGAGCGAGACCGAGCCCTGCTGGCTCCGCACGATGACCTTCGCCGCGTCCTCGAACAGGTCGTCGCGGTCCTCCGACGAGTCGCCGGCCGAGCCCGCGGGCGTGTCGCTGCCGGCCTCCATCGGCGGGAGGAGGTACGGGCCGGCGCCCTCCTGGCCCGCGATGAAGCCGGCCACGGCGTCGACCTCGTCGGTCGAGACGAACGGGCCCTGGAGGCGCGTCAGGCGGCTGCCGTTCATGTAGAGGAGGTCGCCGTTGCCGACGAGCTGCTGCGCGCCGCCGCCGTCGATGATCGTCCGCGAGTCGATCTTCGACGACGTCTGGTAGGCCATCCGGGAGGGGAAGTTGGCCTTGATGAGGCCCGTGATGACGTCGACCGAGGGTCGCTGCGTGGCGAGGACGAGGTGGATCCCGACGGCGCGGGCCATCTGCGCGAGCCGAGCGATCGGTGCCTCGACCTCCTTCGCCGACGTCATCATGAGGTCGGCCAGCTCGTCGACGATGACGACGATGTAGGGGAGGTGGCGGTGGTCCTCGCCGAGCTCCTCGAGCTTGCCGGTGGCGAACTTCTTGTTGTAGTCGTCGATGCCGCGGACGCCGGCCTCGGCGAGGAGGTCGTAGCGGAGCTCCATCTCGCGCTCGCAGCTCCGGAGCACGGCCGCGGCCTCGTTGAAGTCCGTGATGATCGGGTCGTCGGCGTCCTCGGGCATCGCCGTGAAGTGGTTCAGGAGCTCGGCGTAGCCGTTGAGCTCGATCTTCTTCGGGTCGACCATCACGAACTTGAGGTCGGCCGGGTGCTTGGCGTAGAGGAGCCCGACGACGAGGGCGTTGACGCCGACCGACTTGCCCGAGCCGGTCGCGCCGGCGACGAGGAGGTGGGGCATCTTGGCGAGGTCCTCCATGAACACCTCGCCCTCGATCGTCTTCCCGATGGGCGCCGGGAGGGCCATCTTCCCGCTCCGGGCCGCGTCGCGGAACTTGGCCGTGGCCAACAACTGCCGGAGGCGGACCATCTCGCGCGTCCGGTTCGGGATCTCGACGCCGATCGAGCTCTTCCCCGGGATCGGCGCGATGATGCGGATGCCGGGCGCGGCGAGCGCCATCGCGAGGTCGTCCTCCAGCGACGTGATCCGGCTGATCTTGACGCCGGCGGCCGGCGTGAGCTCGTAGCGCGTGACCGTCGGCCCGACGACGGCCTCGATGGCGTCGATCTCAATGTTGTAGGTCTCGAGCTTGTCGAGGAGGATCTGCTTGTTGTCCTCAATCTCCTCGAAGTCGACCTCCTGGTCCGAGTCGGACTCTTCGAGGAGCTCGATGGATGGAAACTGGTAGGGGAGGGAGGCCGCGTCGGGGGTGGCGGCGCGGGCGGCGTCGAGGTCGGCCGGCGCCTCTTCCTTGGGGCCGGTGACGTGGAACGCCGGGCCGTCGCCGCGCTCGCTGCTCACGAGCTCGTCGAGGAGCGGGTCGTCGGCGTCGACCGGCGTGAGCTCGGGCGCGGCCTTGGGCCTGACGTTCGAGAACGGCGCCTCCGGTTCCTTCGGCGCGGGTGCCGAGGCGGCCGGGGCCGGAGTGGGCGTGCGGGTCGGCGCGGGTGGGAGCGGCGGGGCAGAGGGCTTCGCG
This sequence is a window from Rubrivirga marina. Protein-coding genes within it:
- the hisA gene encoding 1-(5-phosphoribosyl)-5-[(5-phosphoribosylamino)methylideneamino]imidazole-4-carboxamide isomerase; the encoded protein is MLVIPAIDLRDGRCVRLRQGRYEDETVYFDDPVRMAKLWRVMNAKVLHLVDLDAARTTADEVSDNRAVIAQIAETLDVPVQVGGGIRTLDDVQAMLDLGVYRVVMGTAAVRDPDLVSEVIERFGASRVVVGIDAHDGEVMTEGWEAGSGVDAVDLALDMERRGVRRFVYTDISRDGTLEGPNIEAYRELAEQLDKAHLTASGGVGDYKDLLALQAVEASGVDSVIVGRALYENRFPCQQFWCWHRKNEVDLERFSTARLALKGK
- the hisH gene encoding imidazole glycerol phosphate synthase subunit HisH codes for the protein MTTLIDYGIGNLRSLAKAFAAAGVEAVRTDDADRIAEAERLVLPGVGAFGACAAELRARGLFDLVRQRAEAGVPLLGVCVGMQLLFDASEERGEHAGLGLLPGRVVRFARDAEADGRRLKVPHMGWNRLRPQRPHPIVEGDDWVYFVHSYHAAPADPTDVVATVDYGAEVPAVVGRANVVGVQFHPEKSARAGLAMLRRFASWTPSPTTAPV
- a CDS encoding sensor histidine kinase; amino-acid sequence: MPILRRALLAACLAVALADAQPAFDTLTRVDGLPSDFVQAVYQDRFGFLWFGTDAGLARYDGRRVVPFTADDGLPDPFVYAIGEDGDGTLWVGTFRGLARREGGGFAEVETPFGDDPVLSVSQGPAGELLIRTGTHAALRRGGGWRVLPVGEGSGWAGAIPLPDGSIATSHRVGPTDDDAWELRAFPAGGGPPTPVASPEGVVGPRWLSEAGDGLTFCAGLEGVALGRIKLDRFVAEAVYPLTRARRVVLGSQGEVYAVGDNGGVWVADAPDTEPVLLSPLRGQDLIVDREGGVWVGTFGQGVLRLAGRHVERLTEDPTLRLTAADGVVWATGRDGLVRVDARTRVVQRNAFREGLREVAPARRGVIVTRGASAYALSDPMAPLGVLVAEDPGWISGIDARTDTLWVSGYGSGVVRQWSTTRDTIRADDGLGTDMVEGLVRTRRGVWALTRSNGAALLRGRRVTTVDRVAGLPSSAVYAVAEARDGTVWFGTDRGLGQWDGARARAVGEEALGRQRILAVFERPADRGAVYAIGDRGLYRAEAEHVRPLGAVLYGAASRASINDAAYSAASDRLFLATSAGLVSVDLARIPNATTPPQVALLSVRVDDAVRALGGAPLGGDRVSMPAGRHRVEVQFAALLYSGAAVVEYRVGRGPWERTGPEHRVVFSDLGAGDHVVEARAVGPDGARSAEVARLTLAVAPRWWERPPVVLGLVALALLAFGAAVRSLSQRRLRREVERLEVERRVQDERERISRDLHDHVGAQLSSLLAGVELAKLARRARGGGASADPLEAVESDARETIRQLRETIWALHDETLTAGAFCHRLDAYAKSRVKGRIGTVSVVCEGSAERELPPVLALSLYRVAQEAITNALKHSGAQTLTVRLRPEDASVVLVIEDDGTFVEPAGGDGLSGFGLGSMRTRAERLGGTFDLATEAGTRVRVRVPLDARPSPA
- a CDS encoding response regulator is translated as MSSPIRVAVVEDHAGLRERLVQQLAFFDEVELVLVSESGDAFLADLAVRERSGAPTPDVVLMDIEMPGRDGIATTAELKKTWPSMEVLILTVYEDEDRIFAAVQAGASGYLLKDAGPDAVVRAVGEIAQGGAPTSPLVARKLLGYVRQQQDDARRSAETAEALRLTPRETDVLTRLVEDDTEAGIADSLGVSPHTIRTHVKNLYAKLQVHSRAQAVRAAFERGLV